The genomic stretch CCCCCCATCGTTTCACTGCAGTTTACCGACGAAAATGGTCTTCGCAATGCCATCCTCGCTCTCACCCTGCCCAGACGCGAGTTTGTGCAGTTCATCTTGGTCGGCACCCCAGTCTTTGCCTACGAACCCGTTCTGCTGGGCCTCCAACGATCCGCCGACATGCCTCTCATGGACCTGCTGGTAAACCCCGCGCTCATAGCAACATCTGGCTTCAGCATCCCCCCCAAGCTACGGCCTTTGGTGGCCCAGCTTGTCGAGGACAGTAGACATCTCGCCGGCGAGGGCACTGTGGACCTTGAAACCCCAACCGGCACCATCTCGATTGACAAGTCCCAGCTGGTGGCCCTCTTGACCTCTTTGACCAAGCCTGTGAGTCTCGTGCAAGGCCCTCCAGGTACAGGAAAATCCTTCATCGGCGCTCAGATTGCCCGTTGTTTGCACAAGGCGGGCTTGAGGATTCTCGTTCTCAGCTACACAAATCATGCCCTGGACCAGTTCATGGAGGATCTTCTCGATGTTGGAATTCCTGACACCGCCATGGTCCGTATCGGCTCCAAGGCGAAGTGCACAGATAGGACCAgcgcccttcttctttctgcGCAACAGGGCAGTTATAGACGCAGCCGGGATGGTTGGGCTATTGTCGACGATCTCAGGCAAAAAGCAACCAAGCTGGCCACAGAACTTCAGAAAATGCTACAGAGTTATTTACACTCACCATTTCGTTGGCAGGAGATTTCAGAATACCTAGAGTTTTCGGATCCAGATGCCCACTTCTTGCAGGCTCTTCAGGTTCCCGAGGGCGAAGATGGGTGGCGGCGGACCGGCCAAAAAGGCAAGGAAATCGAGGAAGACTATCTATTCAAGCTATGGATGGCTGGCCAAGGCCCTGGCATCTTCAAGAATAACATCCCCACCATTTCCCGTGGAGTCTGGAAGATGCCTCACCCGATTCGACTGAGCCATATTGAGAGATGGACCAAGGCCATGGCTGAAGAACGACTACACACATTGCAGGAGGTAGCACGCCAGTATGGAGATCTTCAGAGAGACTTGGAGATCCAGTTCAGTCAGTCTGATAACCAGATCGTGCGTCAAAAAAGCATCATCGGTTGCACCACTACCGGCGCTGCCAAACATATTCGTTTGATCCGTGCTGCTGAACCAGACGTCATTCTGGTGGAAGAGGCCGGAGAGATCCTTGAGAGCCACATTCTGACGGCACTCTCACCCACCGTCAAGCAGCTTGTTCTCATCGGTGATCACAAGCAGCTGCGGCCCAAGATCAACAACTATGCATTATCAGTCGAGAGAGGTGACGGATTCGACCTGAATCGATCTCTTTTTGAGAGGCTGATCCTTCAAGGAGCCAGGCACGCCACTCTTCAGAAACAGCACCGCATGATTCCAGAGATTTCCTGCTTCGCCCGCGAGCTCACATACCCTGAGCTTCTCGACGGCCCCAAGGCAAGCGGCCGCGAACGCATTCGTGGGTTGCAGAATAGAGTTGTGTTTCTGAGCCACACGAAGCCGGAAGACATCGACAGAGCGGTCAAGGACCGCCGCGACCCGGGTGCgaaagaaagcaaaaagaaccAGTTTGAAGCCGAGATGGTCTTACGTTGCGTCAAGTATTTCGGACAGCAGGGCTACAGCTCCAACCAGATCGTCGTCTTGACTCCTTATCTGGGTCAGCTGCGTGTTTTGCGAGACGTCTTCTCCAAGAACAAGCATGATCTTGAAATTAGCGAGATGGATAAAGCTGAGTTGATCAGAGCCGGGTTGATCTCAGAGGCCGCCGCCAAGGTTGACAAGAAGCCTGTCCGGATATCGACCATTGGTGAGAGCATCTTGACATACACCCACAGAAATATTGCAAAAGAGACTAACACTTGACGACCACAGACAACTACCAAGGAGAGGAAAGTGATATCGTAATTGCTTCCCTCACGCGTAGCAACAGCGCTGGTGATGTCGGTTTCATGTCTGCCCCGGAGAGACTCAACGTTCTGATCACACGAGCCCGCAACTGCCTTGTTCTTATCGGAAACATGGACACCTTCAAGCAGAGCAAAAAGGGTAGAGCGGCCTGGGCTCCTTTCTTTGAGCTTCTGAACAAGAACGGCAATCTTTACGACGGACTTCCAGTCCAGTGCGAAAAGCACCCATCGACTCTGGCATTGTTGAAGGAGCCTGTTGATTTTGACAAGTATTGCCCCGACGGGGGGTGCACTGAGCTTTGGTATGTTGTGGCCCCGAacgttctttttttttaaaaaaaataaacagTGGCAGGACCACTGTTCAGCATATCATCTTTCCAGCATTGGGTTTGGCACTCGGTGTAATattgtttgttttcttttctcttccttttctttccttcttttcgttttacttttctttcttcttttcctcttgtgttttctcttttctcctttCCCCGCCCTCTTCTTGGTCTCGTTTTTGGTCTTtccctcttctttctttctttttcttgcgtattgtcatcatcaccatgttGTGGCCCCTTGGCTTCTAGTCTATCTTGCAGCTCTATTATTCTGTTCACAAGGTGCAGGTCTAACCGGATTCTACACAGTGATACACTCCTCAAATGTGGCGTTCACAAATGTCGATCTCGCTGCCACCGCGTTGACGACCACTCCAGGACGGAGTGCAATCAACTCATCAGCCGAGTTTGCTCCAGACAGCACAAGGTGAAAGTGCGATGTGGGAGGCAGAATGAGGGATGTGTCAACTGGTATGTTTTCATCCTCCACGCGTCCATTGGTGATCACGTTACGCGTTGGAAACTTCAACTAACACAGTAGCAGCATCAAGGAAGATAAAGAGATGGAACGCAAGGCCAAGAGAGATTTGAAGCTGGAGGAAGAACGCAGAGCACGCGAGGAGGAGTACGTACGCACCTTGAAAGAGATCCAAGACGAAATTGAACATCAGAGGCGCGTCAACAAGTACCACGCCGAGGAAAGGAACCGGAGTGAGACCATTGAACAGCAAAAGGCAGACCTTGAAGCGTTGAAAAAGGCCGAAATCAAGCTCCGTCAACAGAATAAGCAACGTGCAGAGGCGCAAGCCCAATCAAAGGATACAACCACTTCCAAGAGCACCAAGAAAACGTCAGCCAAGTCTTCCGAGGAATCGACAAGTGAGTCAAAGGCAGAATGGGAATTTCTGAAGCATTCGGAGCCAGGGACTTACAGCAAGGCACTTGATGAGCTGATGGCCATGATCGGGTTGGAGGATGTCAAGCAAGAATTTTTGAACATCAAGTCAAAGGTTGATACGGCCTTGCGGCAAGATGTATCACTGGCCAAGGAGAGATTCAGCTGCTCCATGCTGGGGAACCCCGGAACTGGTAAGTCACCCACGTCATCTTACTCTTCAGGTCtaatctctctctctctctctctagGAAAAACCACTGTGGCCCGTCTGTACGCAGAGTTTCTCACGGAGCTTTGCGTCATTCCGGGCAACTGTTTCGAGGAGAAGACCGGTGCAGGCCTGGCGAACATTGGTGTTTCTGGTTGTACCAAGCTGATTGATGGAATCCTCAacgccggcggcggtgttCTTTTCATTGACGAGGCATACCAACTCACGTCCGGCAACAATCCTGGTGGCGCCGCTGTTCTCGACTACCTTCTGGCTGAAGTCGAGAACCAGAGAGGCAAGATTGTCTTTGTCCTGGCTGGTTACAGCAAGCAGATGGAAAGCTTCTTTGCACACAACCCTGGACTGCCAAGCCGATTCCCAGTCGATATGACTTTTGCCGATTACACCGATGATGAACTTTTGAGAATACTCGAGCTCAAGATCAACCACAAGTACAACGGTGCGATGGACTGCGCCGATGGCCTACGTGGGCTCTACTGTCGGATTGTGAGCCGGCGTATCGGGCGAGGACGGGGTAAGGAAGGATTCGGCAATGCGCGCGCTGTTGAAAACGTGCTGGATATCATCTCGAGGCGCCAAGCCAATCGTTTACGACGTGAGAGGAAAAAAGGTGTCAAACCAAACGACCTTTTCTTCACTAAAGAAGACCTTATCGGTCCGGAGCCTGCGGAGGCTTTGACTAATTGCGCCGCCTGGAAAGAGCTTCAAGGGTTGATTGGCCTTCAGTCTGTCAAGGATGCTGTTCGCTCGCTTGTCGACAGTATTCAACAGAACTATGTGCGAGAactggaggagaagccacCTATCGAATACTCTCTCAACAAGGTTTTTATGGGAAATCCTGGCACGGGCAAGACGACTGTGGCGAAGTTGTACGGGGCTATTTTGGTGAAACTCGGTTTGCTCTCCAAAGGCGAAGGTATGTATTTTGTCTTTTGGTCTCTACGGGCTTGGAATCTTTGAG from Podospora pseudopauciseta strain CBS 411.78 chromosome 3, whole genome shotgun sequence encodes the following:
- a CDS encoding hypothetical protein (COG:L; COG:O; EggNog:ENOG503NXD2), which translates into the protein MASTDNSVRANRLRTLFRETVAGTRPIRTPQSAQLFLEAVRGQENPSACVETIVGSTAGVDSIRDSVRADLSLRFMIASTLPFLQYLSHPGIKVLADGQLLRRVLLAIAQPPTVWNALVKFFKNHEIPDASLCGFAWLALELALLPPTTNANVIDDVRAISESKGLLKSEGHVTREYGYLIQKVLRIRGSPEEGVVGNAGPGGRHDNDLADFRRISIYPTTDEFLSTQLPFYQTAVDVRETDLEKRPSVHLDNQFRLLREDMLAELREDLQVAMGSKKGGNNRRSFMLGRLDPVGIDVGNLQSKGKAKPCTLLVRCFEGLHFLEKMKPEERKKYLKDETNLLRHQAFGVLCRDKEIFGFAFVDRDVDNLAKSPPIVSLQFTDENGLRNAILALTLPRREFVQFILVGTPVFAYEPVLLGLQRSADMPLMDLLVNPALIATSGFSIPPKLRPLVAQLVEDSRHLAGEGTVDLETPTGTISIDKSQLVALLTSLTKPVSLVQGPPGTGKSFIGAQIARCLHKAGLRILVLSYTNHALDQFMEDLLDVGIPDTAMVRIGSKAKCTDRTSALLLSAQQGSYRRSRDGWAIVDDLRQKATKLATELQKMLQSYLHSPFRWQEISEYLEFSDPDAHFLQALQVPEGEDGWRRTGQKGKEIEEDYLFKLWMAGQGPGIFKNNIPTISRGVWKMPHPIRLSHIERWTKAMAEERLHTLQEVARQYGDLQRDLEIQFSQSDNQIVRQKSIIGCTTTGAAKHIRLIRAAEPDVILVEEAGEILESHILTALSPTVKQLVLIGDHKQLRPKINNYALSVERGDGFDLNRSLFERLILQGARHATLQKQHRMIPEISCFARELTYPELLDGPKASGRERIRGLQNRVVFLSHTKPEDIDRAVKDRRDPGAKESKKNQFEAEMVLRCVKYFGQQGYSSNQIVVLTPYLGQLRVLRDVFSKNKHDLEISEMDKAELIRAGLISEAAAKVDKKPVRISTIDNYQGEESDIVIASLTRSNSAGDVGFMSAPERLNVLITRARNCLVLIGNMDTFKQSKKGRAAWAPFFELLNKNGNLYDGLPVQCEKHPSTLALLKEPVDFDKYCPDGGCTELCDTLLKCGVHKCRSRCHRVDDHSRTECNQLISRVCSRQHKVKVRCGRQNEGCVNCIKEDKEMERKAKRDLKLEEERRAREEEYVRTLKEIQDEIEHQRRVNKYHAEERNRSETIEQQKADLEALKKAEIKLRQQNKQRAEAQAQSKDTTTSKSTKKTSAKSSEESTSESKAEWEFLKHSEPGTYSKALDELMAMIGLEDVKQEFLNIKSKVDTALRQDVSLAKERFSCSMLGNPGTGKTTVARLYAEFLTELCVIPGNCFEEKTGAGLANIGVSGCTKLIDGILNAGGGVLFIDEAYQLTSGNNPGGAAVLDYLLAEVENQRGKIVFVLAGYSKQMESFFAHNPGLPSRFPVDMTFADYTDDELLRILELKINHKYNGAMDCADGLRGLYCRIVSRRIGRGRGKEGFGNARAVENVLDIISRRQANRLRRERKKGVKPNDLFFTKEDLIGPEPAEALTNCAAWKELQGLIGLQSVKDAVRSLVDSIQQNYVRELEEKPPIEYSLNKVFMGNPGTGKTTVAKLYGAILVKLGLLSKGEVVVKNPSDFVGGALGQSEQQTKGILAATVGKVLVIDEAYGLYGGGGSQGSVSDPYKTAVIDTIVAEVQSVPGDDRCVLLLGYKDQMETMFQNVNPGLSRRFPIASGFNFEDFSDEDVRKIFDLKLKKAAYQATPQAVAVAMEMIKRARNRPNFGNAGEIDILLDAAKARHQRHLSKGQAKSDSLFEAVDFDENFDRADKSTASVKQLFEGTVGCEETVKLLEGYQETVRTLKSLDMDPKENIPFNFLFRGPPGTGKTTTAKKMGKVFYDMGFLSTAEVVECSATDLIGQYVGQTGPKVQQLLDKALGKVLFVDEAYRLAEGHFAKEAMDELVDSVTKDRYVKKLIIILAGYEKDINRLMSVNSGLTSRFPAVIDFRSLTADECLKLLCELLGKQRMGLKSRGKDFDLTCLVAATATFRREVIAYFTHLAAQDNWASARDVQSVSRAIFNKMLTDKTGLASGRLVLTEVVVTTELRTMLNERASRSNFDAPKIDIQEILRRSQAPPPQGLPHRPATRTTTATEIQQTKVAAEPVVEDKEEEPPTVPEVSTTDPNNKDSWIKRDAGVSDAVWEQLQRDHRAEEEREDEYRQLLEAKEKATEEARERIVARLLAEEARRRKEEAIKEKLKAMGVCPVGYPWIKQDTGYRCAGGSHFIGNVALGNV